The following are encoded in a window of Desulfopila inferna genomic DNA:
- a CDS encoding (2Fe-2S)-binding protein, with amino-acid sequence MMKQETVQIECVINGIKMALEIPALVTALQVIRDVLGLKGAKEGCGIGECGACTIVVDGKAVNSCLLLGAQLHGTEVITVEGLATDKELHLLQEKFIAHNAVQCGFCTPGLLMSAYALLEQNPHPGRDEISKAVAGNLCRCTGYQQIITSIEAAVSSGAGGEERR; translated from the coding sequence ATGATGAAGCAGGAAACGGTTCAAATAGAATGTGTGATCAACGGGATAAAGATGGCCTTGGAAATACCCGCCTTAGTGACGGCACTCCAGGTGATCAGGGATGTCCTCGGACTTAAGGGGGCGAAAGAAGGCTGCGGTATCGGCGAGTGCGGAGCTTGTACCATAGTCGTCGACGGCAAAGCTGTTAATTCCTGCTTACTTTTAGGAGCCCAGCTTCACGGAACTGAAGTTATTACCGTTGAGGGACTGGCAACAGATAAGGAGCTTCATCTCCTCCAGGAAAAATTCATCGCCCATAATGCCGTACAATGTGGCTTCTGTACTCCGGGATTGCTGATGAGTGCCTATGCCCTTCTTGAACAAAATCCTCACCCCGGGCGGGATGAAATCTCCAAGGCAGTAGCTGGAAATCTCTGCCGGTGCACTGGCTATCAACAGATCATTACTTCCATTGAGGCCGCGGTAAGCAGTGGTGCCGGTGGGGAGGAAAGGCGATGA
- a CDS encoding amino acid synthesis family protein has product MKPEIRTIYTIVEETHADGVKSLDKPTRKAACAAVFKNPYAGIYQEDLSLLYEYSKELGTLLTKKAVAALGITEQEVESYGKAAIAGLKGEREHCAALMHPALGTPIRENVDGGKALLPSAKKLGGPGCAIDLPLGHKNAAYVRSHFDAMEVRIPDAPKDDELVLIVGITDSGRPFPRVGGLTAAEVKGEDGLR; this is encoded by the coding sequence ATGAAACCGGAAATAAGGACCATTTATACCATTGTTGAAGAAACACACGCTGATGGAGTTAAATCCCTGGACAAACCCACGCGAAAGGCTGCCTGCGCCGCTGTATTTAAGAACCCTTATGCAGGTATATATCAGGAAGATCTCAGCCTTCTGTATGAATACAGCAAGGAGCTTGGCACTCTTTTGACCAAAAAGGCGGTTGCTGCGCTGGGCATAACGGAACAAGAAGTAGAGAGCTATGGCAAGGCGGCAATCGCCGGCCTTAAAGGTGAAAGAGAGCATTGCGCCGCTCTCATGCACCCCGCTCTAGGTACACCTATACGTGAAAATGTTGACGGTGGCAAAGCACTACTACCGTCCGCCAAAAAACTTGGTGGTCCGGGATGTGCTATTGATCTTCCCTTGGGCCATAAGAATGCCGCTTATGTGAGAAGTCATTTTGATGCGATGGAAGTAAGGATACCAGACGCTCCCAAGGATGATGAACTGGTTCTCATCGTTGGTATTACCGATTCTGGGCGGCCTTTTCCCCGGGTAGGCGGACTCACTGCAGCTGAGGTTAAAGGTGAAGATGGATTGCGTTAA
- a CDS encoding GntR family transcriptional regulator, whose amino-acid sequence MSLGQVERKKSLGMEVSSLADLVTTQIRELIITGAFHQGQQLKEDELCKLFAISRPPIREAFKTLEANGLVMRKPRRGVYVSEFTPKDVEEVYTIVAMLYQKASELAMEVMTEESIREMATHVELMEKYAQANPPNLRDYQAAHRAFHETIMSLSGNRRMMELEKQLRYQISIMSYKSFQEPEHLTSSLNYHRNILNAIRQGNKKETLALMEEHVLKALVFLVKKISSRNHAANTMSS is encoded by the coding sequence ATGTCATTGGGACAGGTAGAACGAAAGAAAAGTCTGGGAATGGAAGTGTCGTCTCTTGCCGATCTGGTAACGACACAGATTCGAGAATTGATTATAACCGGGGCCTTCCACCAAGGCCAGCAACTCAAAGAAGATGAACTCTGTAAATTATTTGCCATCAGCAGACCCCCTATCAGGGAAGCATTTAAGACCCTTGAGGCCAACGGGCTCGTGATGCGTAAACCTCGTCGCGGAGTGTATGTGTCTGAGTTTACTCCAAAAGATGTAGAGGAAGTTTATACTATTGTAGCCATGCTCTATCAGAAGGCATCGGAATTGGCTATGGAAGTCATGACTGAAGAATCAATACGTGAAATGGCAACTCATGTTGAGCTGATGGAAAAATATGCCCAAGCAAATCCTCCGAACTTGAGGGATTACCAGGCAGCACACCGTGCCTTCCACGAGACAATCATGAGCCTCTCCGGAAATCGTCGTATGATGGAGCTGGAAAAGCAGCTTCGTTATCAAATCTCAATCATGAGTTATAAGTCGTTTCAGGAGCCGGAGCATCTCACATCTTCTCTTAATTACCACCGCAATATTCTTAATGCAATCAGGCAAGGAAATAAGAAGGAAACGCTGGCTCTTATGGAAGAACATGTACTCAAGGCCTTGGTTTTTTTGGTCAAAAAAATTTCTAGCAGGAATCATGCTGCCAATACAATGTCATCATAA
- a CDS encoding FAD binding domain-containing protein: MSKNIDYFKPGNLDEALDFLDENGQDTIIIAGGTDVMVDLRSGELKARYILDISRLDELKGIRLEGEKLVVGAGVTLAEIYDSDILARHAPALKKSAMNFASAQIRNVATIGGNVAHCSPCGDTIPPLVIHETEVVFSGKNRERRIPIEEVATGPYRCFIAKNEILTSFILNPRSADFADFQKIGRRKDLAISRLSMAAMVNKDADGRISFMRLSLGACTPTPHRMTAVEEFMSDKKPTTELLFSAGNLLAEKMIEITGRRSSIIYKEPAVQGLFVRMLYPVVQNERTL; encoded by the coding sequence ATGAGTAAAAATATCGACTATTTCAAACCCGGTAATCTCGATGAGGCCCTGGATTTTCTTGATGAAAATGGTCAGGACACAATAATTATTGCTGGGGGCACCGATGTCATGGTGGATCTTCGCTCTGGTGAGCTTAAAGCCCGATACATCCTTGATATCAGCCGTCTCGATGAACTAAAAGGGATACGTCTGGAAGGAGAGAAGTTGGTAGTGGGGGCAGGAGTTACTCTTGCAGAGATATATGATTCAGATATCCTGGCCCGGCATGCCCCTGCGCTGAAAAAGAGCGCCATGAATTTTGCTAGTGCACAAATCAGGAATGTAGCCACTATTGGAGGCAATGTCGCTCACTGCTCTCCCTGTGGTGATACAATTCCTCCGTTGGTCATTCACGAGACCGAGGTGGTTTTTTCGGGCAAAAACCGAGAACGACGCATACCAATCGAAGAGGTTGCAACAGGACCCTACCGTTGTTTCATTGCCAAGAACGAAATTCTCACATCCTTTATTCTTAATCCCCGGTCTGCTGATTTTGCAGATTTTCAGAAGATCGGCAGAAGGAAAGATCTGGCTATTTCGCGATTGAGTATGGCCGCCATGGTTAATAAGGATGCCGACGGCAGAATATCTTTCATGCGGCTGTCCTTGGGTGCCTGCACACCGACACCTCACCGGATGACGGCTGTTGAAGAATTTATGAGTGACAAAAAACCGACGACGGAATTGCTCTTCAGTGCCGGGAATCTTCTGGCTGAGAAGATGATAGAAATTACAGGCAGAAGATCCTCGATAATTTACAAGGAACCTGCAGTTCAGGGGCTCTTTGTGCGAATGCTATATCCGGTGGTGCAAAATGAAAGAACACTATAA